Below is a genomic region from Pseudomonas sp. JQ170C.
CATGAGCGCCCACGGCCCGGATGCAGAGACCTGCGCCAAGGCCATCGCCGTCGACCTTGCGCCGAGCAAGATCGACAACACCATGGCCTTCATGTTCGAGACCAGCCAGGTGCTGCGTCCGAGCCGCCATGCTCTTGAGTGCCCGCAACTGCAGGCCGACTACGATAGTTGCTGGGCCACGTTGCCGAGCACCTTCACCCCGAATCGGAGATAACCCATGAATCAGTCCGCCATTGCCCGCAGTTGGGTCGAACACGCCAACGGGCATCGCGATTTTCCGCTGCAGAACCTGCCGCTGGGGATCTTCACCCACAAGGGCCAGGCCAAACGCTGCGGCGTGGCCATTGGCGACGCCATTCTGGACCTGGAAGGCGCCCTGGCTGCCGGCGTGTTCGAGGGTCAGGCCCGCGCTGCGGTAGAGGCTACCCGTGGCGGTTCGCTGAACGCCTTCTTCGCCCTGGGCCGTGATGCCCGTGTGGCCCTGCGCGAGCGTCTGCTGGAACTGCTGGGCGAGCACAGCGAACATCAGGCTGCGCTCAAGCCACTGCTGCTGGCCAGCGCTGACTGCCAACTGCACCTGCCGGCGCAGATCGGCGACTACACCGACTTTTATGTGGGAATCGAGCACGCCAAGAACGTTGGCAAGCTGTTCCGTCCCGACAATCCGCTGCTGCCCAACTACAAGTATGTGCCGATCGGTTACCACGGCCGTGCCTCGACCATTCGCCCGTCGGGCACCGACGTGCGCCGTCCCAAGGGCCAGACCCTGCCGGCCGGGCAGGCCGAGCCGAGCTTCGGCCCGTGCGCGCGCCTGGACTATGAGCTGGAGTTGGGGATCTGGATTGGCCAGGGCAACGAGATGGGCGAGTCGATCCCTGTGTCGGAGGCTGCCGAGCATATCGCCGGTTTCTGCCTGCTCAACGACTGGTCGGCCCGTGACATCCAGGCCTGGGAATACCAGCCGCTGGGTCCGTTCCTGTCCAAGAGCTTCATCTCGACCGTTTCCCCCTGGGTGGTGACCGCCGAGGCGCTGGAGCCGTTCCGTTGTGCGCAGCCTGCGCGTCCGGAAGGTGATCCGCAGCCGTTGTCGTACCTGCTGGACAAGCGTGACCAGGCTGGCGGCGCCTTCGATATCGAACTGGAAGTGCTGCTGCTGACCGAACGCATGCGCGAGCAAAACCTGCCCGCCCATCGTCTGACCTTGAGCAATACTCTAAGCATGTACTGGACTGTGGCGCAGATGGTTGCCCACCACAGTGTCAACGGTTGCCAGCTGCAGCCAGGCGACCTGTTCGGCTCGGGTACGCTTTCGGGTGCCCAGCCTGGCCAGTTCGGCAGCCTGCTGGAGATCACTCAGGGCGGCAAGGAGCCTGTGCAATTGGCGTCTGGCGAGGTGCGCAAGTTCCTCGAAGACGGCGACGAAATCATTCTGCGTGCCCGTTGCGTGCGCGACGGCGTGGCGTCGATCGGTTTCGGCGAATGCCGCGGCAAGATCCTTCCGGCACATTGAGAGGGCAGGGCCATGGATCTGTTCAACTATTACCGCTCGACCTCTTCCTACCGGGTGCGCATCGCCCTGGCGCTCAAGCAGCTTGAGTACCAGTACGTGCCGGTCAACCTGCTCAAGGGCGAGCAAGGGCAGCCTGACTTCCTGGCGCTCAACCCCCAGGGGCGGGTGCCGGCCCTGCGGATCGACTCCGGTGAGCTGCTGGTGCAGTCACCGGCGATCATCGAGTACCTGGAGGAGGTTTATCCACAGCCGGCGCTGTTGCCCGAGGACCCTGTAGT
It encodes:
- the fahA gene encoding fumarylacetoacetase; this encodes MNQSAIARSWVEHANGHRDFPLQNLPLGIFTHKGQAKRCGVAIGDAILDLEGALAAGVFEGQARAAVEATRGGSLNAFFALGRDARVALRERLLELLGEHSEHQAALKPLLLASADCQLHLPAQIGDYTDFYVGIEHAKNVGKLFRPDNPLLPNYKYVPIGYHGRASTIRPSGTDVRRPKGQTLPAGQAEPSFGPCARLDYELELGIWIGQGNEMGESIPVSEAAEHIAGFCLLNDWSARDIQAWEYQPLGPFLSKSFISTVSPWVVTAEALEPFRCAQPARPEGDPQPLSYLLDKRDQAGGAFDIELEVLLLTERMREQNLPAHRLTLSNTLSMYWTVAQMVAHHSVNGCQLQPGDLFGSGTLSGAQPGQFGSLLEITQGGKEPVQLASGEVRKFLEDGDEIILRARCVRDGVASIGFGECRGKILPAH